The following DNA comes from Chloroflexota bacterium.
GCGACCTTGATGATGTCCGCGCCCTTCATCGCGTCCAAACCTGTCTGTCGGATGTAGTCGTTCACTTGCCCGCTGCCTATCGCCTGTCCGTAAATCTTCTGAAACACATCCAGCGCCGCGCTGCGCTGCGATTCAGCCTGCATGCTGTTCAGCAAGCCATACGATTCGAGATTCGATACGGATGTCACCGGAACGCCGGGCATCGCCATCGCGCGCGGCAGACCACTGCCGAAGTTCACGCCCGTCAGCACATTTTCCTTGTGCGGGTCCATATTGCGAATCGCCCTGCCTAACCAGCCTTCGGTCGCCACCTCGTCCGGCTCGCATGTGTGCCAGATGTCCATCGATCGGAAGTGGGACCTGTTCGGATTGGGGTAGCCCACACCGGCGACTATCGCCATATCGCCCGCGTCCCACATCGGCTTTATCGCCGACAGATGCGGGTGAAAGCCGAAATCGTCATCGATGGGCAGCACTCTGTCCTGCGGCACATTCACCGTCCGTCGGAAGTCGTAGTACAGCGGATTGCCGTATGGCACGACTGTGTGCATAAAGTCGTTGCCGCCGCTAAGCTGCACCACGACCAGAACCGTATCCTTCTCTTGCGTAGTCATGTCCTCTCCTCATTGAGTCCGTCAGTGGAGATTACTCTGAAAGCTCTTTATCTGAAAGCCCTTTACCTCGATGTACCGACTACTGATAACTGCCCACTGAAAACTCTATTCCGATTGGTATTCCGGCGTGGCTACGATGAGCTGCATCATCTCGGTGGCTCGGGCGTCGAACCTGTCGCGGTCTGCCGGCGTATCCGCACGGAGCGCGCCACTGCCCGCGACATGCTGAACGAGCGCCGAATGCGTGTCCGCTTCAAGCTCCAAGTCGCCCATCAGGCGCAGGCATCCATCCACGAAGCCTTCCGGCGACATGCTCGCCGTGTCGTCCGCAAGCTTGTCGAGCATAAGGCGAACGCCGGGCATATCGGCATCGCCGACCTGCTCCGCCGCGAAGTTGACGCGCTGCACGAGAGCGCCGCTGTCTATCCACTCTTTGCCTGTGTGCCAGCCTTCGACGCTGGGCGGGTTGAACACCTGCTGCCCCATAAAGCCAACGGTCGCCGCGAGCCCGGTGAGACCGTGCTTGGGGAATGTGCCCATTTCTACATTGAAGTCGCCGGTCATGCGCACGGTGTTGGACACCAGCTCAAGCGGGCTTTTGACCTTCTTGAAGGTTGCTTCCTTGAAGAAGTCGGACTTGAACAGCGTTTCCAGCACGGAGCGCATTTCGTAGCCGGAGTCTATGTATGCCTGCGCCAGCGTGTTCACGGCGTCAGGGTCGTTTGGCGGCGTGTAGGGCCAGGCTGGCACTTGCGGCTCGTCCGCGACGAAGAAATTGTACAGATGCCGCGCGAGGAACTGCCCTGTCGCCGGCTGCTTCACGATGATGTCGATGATGTCCTCGCCGTTGAAGTTACCCGTCTCACCGAGGAAGGTCTTTTCGCTGCCGTCGTGGTCCCACTCGCGGTACTCGAAACTGGGATGGTAGAACAGGTACGGAACGCGTGGCAGCGGGTCGGTGTATGTCCAGCCGGTGAACGCGCGCGCCGCCGTCTTCACATCGTCTTCGGTGTAGTTGCCGATGCCCATGGAGAACAGCTCCATCAGCTCTCTGCCGTAGTTCTCGTTTGGCGTGCCGTCGTGATTGTCGCAATTGTCCAGCCAATAAATCATCGCCGGGTCTTTGGACAGTTGCAGCAGCAGGTCGCGGAAGTTGCCCATGGCGTAGGCGTGCAGCATTTCGTACTGACGCCACATCGCCGTACCGGAGTTGAGCTTGGAGAAGCCGGTGGCGAATACGCAGTGCCAGAAGAGCGTCATCTTCTCTTCGAGGGGGCGGCGCGTATTCAGGATGCGGTACAACCAGCGGCTCGCCGGACCGGCGAAGCCCTGCGGTTCGACATGCATCGGCGTGAAGCGCAAGGTGATATCGTCGTCGGTTTCGGGTTCGCCGACAGGGTTCAGCAGCCAGTCAACGGTAGCGTCGTATCCCTTGGTGGCAAGCGCCTCTATTTCATCGAATCGCGCACCGAAACCGGCGCGACGCATCAGGTGCGCTATGAGCGCAGTATCGTTAGTGGACATGTGCCGCTCCTTGCATTGAACTTGACCGCATTTTATCGCACAACAGACGCCAGCACAACGCGGGGCAACTTACATCAATGGACACGATGCGGGACACGATGAACAGTATGGGATAATTGCGAATAATCCTATATATCCTAATCCTATATTCTTGTGTATTGATGCAATGCGAGGATTTCAGATCGGTCGATTGGATTACGAATGATTTACCATCGATTTATCGCATCCGTCCCCATCATGCCTCATGCCAATCCTGTACATATATGTTAAGCAGCCCATTGGTTTAGCCGCTATGCAAAGCATGGTGGTGGTGATATAGTTGCTTGGTTGATGGATAATTGGCAGGCTGCGGGTTAAGCGGCTAGTCAGGAGGGTCTCAACCGATGAAACTTGGCGCGCTCGCCCCCTTGCTTTCCACGCCCCAGCGCCGCGCGGTTCTCATCGCGCTGTCCTCTGCGTATATGCTGGTGCAGCTTTCAAGCCTGCCGGTGGCATTGTCGCTGCCCACTCTAGCGGAGCACTTCAACCGCGGCGTTGACGATGCGGCTTGGATGGTCGTCTTGTATCTGCTTACGCTCGGAGCGTTCGTGATGCTTGGCGCGCGGCTGGGCGACAGGTACGGACATGCGCGCGTTTTCTTCATCGGCCTTGTGCTTTCTACTATCGGGTCGATACTTATCGCGCTATCGACATCGCTATTGCAGGTCATCATCTGGCGCGGGCTGACGGGTCTTGGGTCGGCGCTCATTATGGGCAACGCGAACGCGATACTCGCCGCCGCATTCCCACAGGAGGAGCGCGGCAGGGCGTTCTCGGTGCCTATCGTTGGAGCGCGCTTCGGCACGCTGGTCGGCTTGGCGCTGTTCGCGCTGTTCCTGCAATACCTGAGCTGGCGGCTGGTGTTCCTGACATTCGTGCCGATGGGCATACTCGCCATAGCCGTGTCGCGGCCGATGCTGATGATGCTCAAAGACGAACCGCGCGTCAACCTGAATCCGGTGGACATCCCGGGCGGGCTGATGCTCGTGGCGACTTCGGTCGTGTTCCTGCTTGCGGGGGCGCACCTGCACGGCGGGGAAGAATCGTACACCAGCGACCAGGGTATTTTGTACCACGGTGGGATGTATGTGCTTGCGATTGCGCTGCTGGGCGTCTTCATCCTGATAGAGCGCCGCATGAAAAACCCGCTCGTGGACATTCAGCATTTCCGGCACAAGTACTTCTCGCTGTCGCTGGTGTCGAATGTAACCTTCCACTTCTCCATGCTGGCGACGATGACGCTCGTTCCCATCATCGTGGAATTGGGCTACAACAAGTCGCCGATTTGGGTGCCGCTGGTGCTGCTGCCCAATCAGATAATCGGCTTGTTCATGACATTCGCCGCAGGGTGGATATACGACCAGTACCAGCCTAAGTTGCTGCGACCTGCCGCAATGGTCAGCATCGCGGCAGGGTTCTTGCTGCTGGGCATATTCATAGGCGGCGTAACTGTTGGCGGCGCGTCTATCGGCGGATTGTACATACCCGCGCTGGACATTGGCGGCGGCGTGCCTATCTGGTACATCCCGTTGTTGATGATTCCCATATCGTTCGGCACGGCGTTCTTCAATCCGGTGAACAACGCGATGATTATGAGTTCGCTGCCAATGAGCGAGCGCGGCTTCGCGTCCGGTATGCTGGAGACGACACGCGAGCTTGGACACGCGCTCGGCTCGACCGTTTCCGCTACCGCGCTTGCGATGGTTTTGCCCGTGGGCATCGCGCTGCTGTCCCCCGAGCAGGTTGGACCCTTCTACTTGGAAGGCTTCCAGACTGCGGCGATGCTCGTCGTTATGACGATGCTGACGGGCGGCATTATCGCGTTCTTCCACAAGCCGTACTCGGAAACGCAAAGGCCTTCCACGCCTGCCGCAGCCGCAGCGGGCAACGACTAGAACATTCTATTCCGTTATTCCTACGAAGCATGTCCCTGCGAAGGCAGGGAGCAGGAATCCACGAAAATTGCCGATCAAACTGACAATTGATGACTGACAACTGATGACGCAAGATAACGACGACCTGACGATACAGATAGAAGATGTCAGCCGATGGGTTCCGCACGAGGATCAGCCCGGCAACGGCGTCCTGCTGCACACGACGCGCGGCGACATTCACACCATCGTACACAGCAACCCGGACCCGGAATACCGCACGACGAAGGCGGTTGTCTATGTCTGGGGAGCGCGCGGCGGCTTCGATGGACCGGCGGAAGGAATATACGCACGGCTCTCGGAAGACCTGAAGTATGAGATGACATCCATCCGCATCGACTATCGTCTGCCGAATGTGCTTGCGGAGTGCGTGTTGGACACGATGGCAGGCTTGTCCTTCCTCAGCGCGACGGGGCATTCCGAGGTTGCGCTTGTCGGGCATTCGTTTGGCGGCGCGGTGGTCATCGCGGCAGCGCCGTTCAGCCCGCTTGTAAAGGCGGTAGTGTCGCTCTCGCCGCAGACTTATGGCGCTTCAAATGCCGGCGCGGTATCGCCGAGACCGTTGCTGCTGGCGCACGGCGGCGCGGACACTCGCCTGCCGCCGAGCTGCTCCGAGCAGATATACGAATGGGCGAATGAGCCGAAGGAGATGGTGATTATCCCGGGCGCAGAGCACGGGCTGGTCGAGTGTAAAGACGCGCTCGACGACCTTCTAGTAGATTGGCTGCGGCATAATCTTGCCTGAACGCAGATAACAACTACCTTACATCGAAATACAGGATGACTAGGATTAGAAAGGACTGGATTAATGGGAGACCTTGACGGAAAAGTGGCAATCGTAACCGGCGCAGGGCGACTGCGCGGTATTGGCAGGGCGGCAGCGGTGGAACTGGCGCGAATGGGCGCCGATGTGGTCGTTACCGGCACGGGACGCAGCCCTGACCGCTATCCGGACGACGAGAAGGCTGTGGGCTGGCGCGATGTGGAGAGCACGGCAGACCAGGTTCGCGAGCAGGGTACGCGCGCGCTTACGCTGACGGTCGATGTTTCCAGCGCGGACGATGTGCAGATGATGATCGATCGCACTGTCGAAGAGTTCGGCAGGCTGGATGTTCTCATCAACAACGCCGCCTTCGCGCGAGGTCCGGACCGCGTGCCGATTCTCGATCTGCCGCAGGATATTTTCCAGCGCGTGGTGGACATTAAGATTACCGGCACTTATCTTTGCACCAAGGCTGCGATACCGCACATGATAGATGCGGGCGGCGGCAAGATTGTCAATATATCGTCCACGGCGGGCAAGCGTGGCAGCGCCAACACGCTCGCCTACAACGCATCAAACTTCGCGCTTGTGGGCATGACGCAATCTATGGCGCGCGAACTCGGACAGTATGGCATAAATGTCAACTGCGTTTGCCCCGGCGCGGTGGACACGCACCGCATGGACGACATTGACCGCGAGACGCGCTGGGTCGAGATGGCGAATACCACGCCTATTGGCAGGAACGGCACGGACGACGAGGTGGGCGATTTCGTCGCGTACCTCTGCTCCAACGCCGCATCCTGGATTCACGGGCAGTCCATAAACATCAACGGCGGCTCCGTGATGGAGCATTAGACTCTATTCCGTCATTTCCGTGAAAACGGTAAGAGATGCCGGTCTCACCTAATTCTGCCAATCACACCCGTTGATGGCGCCGGATTCCCCTGTTTGCACAGGGGCAGGCTCTGATTTCGCAGGAATGACGAGTGGAGAGGACGC
Coding sequences within:
- a CDS encoding DUF1501 domain-containing protein, producing MTTQEKDTVLVVVQLSGGNDFMHTVVPYGNPLYYDFRRTVNVPQDRVLPIDDDFGFHPHLSAIKPMWDAGDMAIVAGVGYPNPNRSHFRSMDIWHTCEPDEVATEGWLGRAIRNMDPHKENVLTGVNFGSGLPRAMAMPGVPVTSVSNLESYGLLNSMQAESQRSAALDVFQKIYGQAIGSGQVNDYIRQTGLDAMKGADIIKVAPQRYSSTIEYADNSIAQALRGVAQVHLADLGTRVFYTQYGGFDVHANEVETQNKLWLDVSGAISDFFADLREHNASENVVMLVFTEFGRRVRDNGNGTDHGSGGGSFLIGDRVQGGMYAEYPSLAPEKQLDGDLRFNYDYRGLYSSILDQWLGLDAAPIVDGTYEQISFLQ
- a CDS encoding DUF1800 domain-containing protein yields the protein MSTNDTALIAHLMRRAGFGARFDEIEALATKGYDATVDWLLNPVGEPETDDDITLRFTPMHVEPQGFAGPASRWLYRILNTRRPLEEKMTLFWHCVFATGFSKLNSGTAMWRQYEMLHAYAMGNFRDLLLQLSKDPAMIYWLDNCDNHDGTPNENYGRELMELFSMGIGNYTEDDVKTAARAFTGWTYTDPLPRVPYLFYHPSFEYREWDHDGSEKTFLGETGNFNGEDIIDIIVKQPATGQFLARHLYNFFVADEPQVPAWPYTPPNDPDAVNTLAQAYIDSGYEMRSVLETLFKSDFFKEATFKKVKSPLELVSNTVRMTGDFNVEMGTFPKHGLTGLAATVGFMGQQVFNPPSVEGWHTGKEWIDSGALVQRVNFAAEQVGDADMPGVRLMLDKLADDTASMSPEGFVDGCLRLMGDLELEADTHSALVQHVAGSGALRADTPADRDRFDARATEMMQLIVATPEYQSE
- a CDS encoding MFS transporter; the encoded protein is MKLGALAPLLSTPQRRAVLIALSSAYMLVQLSSLPVALSLPTLAEHFNRGVDDAAWMVVLYLLTLGAFVMLGARLGDRYGHARVFFIGLVLSTIGSILIALSTSLLQVIIWRGLTGLGSALIMGNANAILAAAFPQEERGRAFSVPIVGARFGTLVGLALFALFLQYLSWRLVFLTFVPMGILAIAVSRPMLMMLKDEPRVNLNPVDIPGGLMLVATSVVFLLAGAHLHGGEESYTSDQGILYHGGMYVLAIALLGVFILIERRMKNPLVDIQHFRHKYFSLSLVSNVTFHFSMLATMTLVPIIVELGYNKSPIWVPLVLLPNQIIGLFMTFAAGWIYDQYQPKLLRPAAMVSIAAGFLLLGIFIGGVTVGGASIGGLYIPALDIGGGVPIWYIPLLMIPISFGTAFFNPVNNAMIMSSLPMSERGFASGMLETTRELGHALGSTVSATALAMVLPVGIALLSPEQVGPFYLEGFQTAAMLVVMTMLTGGIIAFFHKPYSETQRPSTPAAAAAGND
- a CDS encoding alpha/beta hydrolase, encoding MTQDNDDLTIQIEDVSRWVPHEDQPGNGVLLHTTRGDIHTIVHSNPDPEYRTTKAVVYVWGARGGFDGPAEGIYARLSEDLKYEMTSIRIDYRLPNVLAECVLDTMAGLSFLSATGHSEVALVGHSFGGAVVIAAAPFSPLVKAVVSLSPQTYGASNAGAVSPRPLLLAHGGADTRLPPSCSEQIYEWANEPKEMVIIPGAEHGLVECKDALDDLLVDWLRHNLA
- a CDS encoding SDR family oxidoreductase, which gives rise to MGDLDGKVAIVTGAGRLRGIGRAAAVELARMGADVVVTGTGRSPDRYPDDEKAVGWRDVESTADQVREQGTRALTLTVDVSSADDVQMMIDRTVEEFGRLDVLINNAAFARGPDRVPILDLPQDIFQRVVDIKITGTYLCTKAAIPHMIDAGGGKIVNISSTAGKRGSANTLAYNASNFALVGMTQSMARELGQYGINVNCVCPGAVDTHRMDDIDRETRWVEMANTTPIGRNGTDDEVGDFVAYLCSNAASWIHGQSININGGSVMEH